Proteins encoded within one genomic window of Candidatus Hepatobacter penaei:
- a CDS encoding LicD family protein has protein sequence MGKNSYFSWAFLFLLGGIVAVGSERIYKACWWRMRNAAEMERIHNWDAYIPENDPTLSRRIGAALLPKAQATKLYVTLAVLTRIFDDHGVTWWACGGTLLGAIRNGGIIPTDDDIDLCVFEKDLPKLEKARAALKQQGFSLRIQHGGVKIKSMTHPRDSYQYLGLFVMKEVVREGKHEVVLSSPKAEKIWPTFRFEKKYMFPLKKVPFGPTHVWVPRVPYPHLDKYYKNWNSVMYVWNHGHPFPPFYMTITPELRKPAPWCEETFSSGAAAIHTPQTPCGDPRDATP, from the coding sequence ATGGGCAAAAATTCTTATTTTTCATGGGCTTTCCTATTTTTACTGGGCGGTATTGTGGCCGTGGGCAGTGAACGCATCTATAAGGCCTGCTGGTGGCGCATGCGCAACGCAGCAGAGATGGAGCGCATCCATAACTGGGACGCCTATATCCCCGAAAATGACCCAACGTTAAGTCGGCGCATCGGGGCTGCCCTGTTGCCTAAAGCTCAGGCGACAAAACTTTATGTCACCCTTGCTGTCCTCACCCGTATTTTTGATGATCATGGTGTCACCTGGTGGGCCTGTGGTGGCACGCTGCTTGGTGCTATCCGAAATGGTGGCATTATCCCCACCGATGATGACATTGACCTCTGTGTCTTTGAGAAGGATTTGCCTAAATTAGAAAAGGCACGTGCAGCTTTGAAGCAACAAGGGTTTAGCCTCCGCATTCAGCATGGTGGGGTGAAAATCAAATCCATGACCCATCCACGGGATAGCTATCAATACCTGGGCTTGTTTGTGATGAAGGAGGTGGTGCGTGAGGGCAAACACGAAGTGGTGCTGAGCTCACCTAAAGCTGAAAAAATCTGGCCCACGTTTCGCTTTGAAAAAAAATACATGTTCCCTCTTAAAAAAGTGCCTTTTGGCCCCACACACGTGTGGGTGCCCCGCGTGCCTTACCCACACCTAGATAAATATTATAAAAACTGGAACAGTGTGATGTATGTGTGGAATCATGGCCATCCCTTCCCGCCTTTTTATATGACCATCACGCCCGAGCTGCGCAAACCAGCGCCTTGGTGTGAAGAAACCTTTTCTTCTGGCGCTGCAGCTATTCACACACCTCAAACACCCTGTGGAGACCCGCGTGACGCCACCCCTTGA
- the groL gene encoding chaperonin GroEL (60 kDa chaperone family; promotes refolding of misfolded polypeptides especially under stressful conditions; forms two stacked rings of heptamers to form a barrel-shaped 14mer; ends can be capped by GroES; misfolded proteins enter the barrel where they are refolded when GroES binds), which translates to MAKKNVEFGGRARDKIAKGANTLADAVKVTLGPRGRNVVLQKSFGAPRITKDGVTVARDTELYDTFEDMGAKMLREVASKTSDVGGDGTTTATVLAQAILTESNKAVAAGMNPMDLKRGIDTAVNVITAELDKNKVTIKGDFEKIAQVGTISANGESEIGNMIAEAMKRVGDEGVITVEEAKSLHTELDVVEGMQFDRGYVSPYFVTNTEKMSIELENPFILMYEKKISTIQSIVPILEAVNQASGRPLLIIAEDVEGEALATLVVNKLRIGLKVAAVKAPGFGDRRKAMLEDLAVLTGGELVSEETGVKLENVTLAMLGQAKRVLINKDETTIIEGGVGKTKDHIEARCNQIRAHVEESTSDYDREKLQERLAKLAGGVAVIRVGGATEVEVKERKDRVDDAVEATKAAVEEGIVAGGGTALLVAGRALDGVVTDNADQKAGLDIVARAVQAPARQIAKNAGKEDSIIVNAVLTKNEINFGYDAQNDTYGDMLKMGIIDPKKVTRSALQNAASISSLIATTEVAIADRPEKAEAASAPRDPGMGGMGGMSMGGGMGGF; encoded by the coding sequence ATGGCAAAAAAGAACGTAGAATTTGGCGGCAGAGCCCGCGACAAAATTGCTAAGGGCGCCAACACCTTGGCCGATGCCGTCAAGGTGACCTTGGGGCCCAGAGGCCGCAATGTGGTGCTACAAAAATCATTTGGTGCCCCCCGCATCACCAAAGATGGTGTGACGGTGGCCCGCGATACTGAGCTTTATGATACTTTTGAAGACATGGGCGCAAAGATGCTGCGCGAAGTAGCGTCAAAAACTTCGGACGTGGGCGGTGACGGCACCACCACAGCCACAGTGCTGGCTCAGGCCATTCTTACCGAAAGCAACAAAGCCGTGGCAGCTGGCATGAACCCTATGGATCTTAAGCGCGGCATCGACACGGCTGTAAACGTCATCACAGCAGAGCTTGATAAAAACAAGGTCACCATCAAGGGTGATTTTGAAAAAATTGCCCAGGTGGGCACCATTTCCGCCAATGGTGAAAGTGAAATCGGCAACATGATTGCTGAGGCCATGAAGCGCGTGGGCGATGAGGGCGTGATTACGGTGGAGGAAGCCAAATCCCTTCATACAGAGCTTGATGTTGTGGAAGGCATGCAGTTTGATCGGGGCTATGTGTCACCTTATTTTGTGACCAACACAGAGAAAATGTCCATCGAGCTGGAAAATCCTTTCATCCTTATGTATGAAAAGAAAATCTCCACCATTCAATCCATCGTGCCTATCCTTGAGGCAGTGAACCAAGCTTCGGGGCGTCCGTTGTTGATTATCGCCGAAGATGTGGAAGGGGAAGCCTTAGCCACCCTGGTAGTCAACAAATTGCGCATCGGCCTGAAAGTAGCGGCCGTAAAGGCTCCTGGCTTTGGGGATCGCCGGAAAGCCATGCTTGAAGATCTGGCTGTGTTGACAGGCGGTGAACTGGTCTCAGAAGAGACAGGCGTCAAGCTTGAGAATGTCACCTTGGCCATGCTGGGGCAAGCCAAGCGCGTGCTGATCAACAAAGATGAAACCACCATCATCGAAGGCGGTGTAGGCAAAACCAAAGATCACATTGAGGCCCGCTGCAACCAAATTCGTGCCCATGTTGAGGAAAGCACCTCAGATTATGATCGCGAAAAGCTGCAAGAGCGTTTGGCCAAATTGGCTGGAGGTGTGGCCGTCATTCGTGTAGGTGGCGCCACGGAAGTGGAAGTGAAAGAGCGGAAAGATCGTGTGGATGACGCGGTAGAAGCCACAAAAGCTGCGGTGGAAGAAGGCATTGTCGCCGGCGGCGGCACAGCCCTCTTGGTGGCCGGACGGGCACTTGATGGCGTGGTCACTGACAACGCAGATCAAAAGGCCGGATTGGACATCGTCGCCCGCGCCGTACAGGCCCCCGCGCGCCAGATTGCCAAAAACGCGGGCAAAGAAGACTCCATCATCGTTAACGCCGTGTTGACAAAAAATGAGATCAACTTTGGCTATGATGCGCAGAACGACACCTATGGCGATATGCTCAAAATGGGCATTATTGATCCCAAAAAGGTGACACGCTCCGCCCTTCAAAACGCAGCCTCCATTTCTTCCCTGATTGCCACCACGGAAGTGGCCATTGCAGACAGGCCTGAAAAGGCTGAGGCTGCATCGGCGCCCCGTGATCCTGGTATGGGCGGCATGGGCGGCATGAGCATGGGTGGCGGCATGGGCGGTTTCTAA
- a CDS encoding co-chaperone GroES: MTSMKLRPLADRVLVKRVEAEEKTKGGIIIPDNAKEKPMEGDVVAVGTGARSEGGQIIPLELKVGDRVLFGKWSGTEVKLNGDEEFMIMKESDVMGVFSQAS, encoded by the coding sequence ATGACATCAATGAAGCTGCGTCCTCTGGCCGATCGCGTTCTTGTCAAGCGCGTTGAGGCAGAGGAAAAAACCAAAGGTGGTATCATCATCCCTGACAACGCCAAAGAAAAACCCATGGAGGGTGATGTGGTGGCTGTGGGCACCGGCGCTCGGTCTGAGGGGGGTCAAATCATCCCGTTAGAACTCAAGGTTGGTGATCGCGTTCTTTTTGGCAAGTGGTCAGGCACCGAAGTCAAGCTGAACGGTGATGAAGAATTTATGATTATGAAAGAGTCCGACGTAATGGGCGTTTTTAGTCAGGCAAGCTAA